In Pseudorasbora parva isolate DD20220531a chromosome 20, ASM2467924v1, whole genome shotgun sequence, a single window of DNA contains:
- the itih5 gene encoding inter-alpha-trypsin inhibitor heavy chain H5, translating into MMLIVLVLYLCPVFQCQTEDTVFSDDVDFEEENMTSYFDSNAVPLRIPRQVKTLLTKETKPHIQELSIQTTIISRYAFTAVSCSMLNRHSAATQGVFQFHIPTAAYISNFTMIVGGRVFPSQVKAKEKKKKEGGENNGKKKKDTPEQSEGEMEVFRMEVTIPGRNRATFFLIYEELLQRRLGRYEHVTSVRPMQLVSKLSVGVTIVEHSRVSYLEVLPLRNGKTPASNGNGKADGKVGPPVSTVVKQNDTFCKISFTPNIVQQAKIATNGMLGDFVVRFDVERENGIGDIQVLDGHFVHYFAPRDLPVVPKNVVFVIDTSASMVGTKIRQTKEALFTILRELRPNDHFNFVTFSNRIRVWQPGKLVPVTPNNVRDAKKFIYMISPTGGTDINGGIQTGSALLSDYLSSKEESHHNSVSLIIFLTDGRPTVGVIQSPTIIGNTKAAVQEKFCLFTIGMGDDVDYRLLERMSLENCGTMRRIAEDADASIMLKGFYDEIGTPLLSDIRVEYSEDAVEYITQNLFTNYFNGSELIVAGKLTNRSADSLHVQVTASNSERSIVLEKDVSLHEREKETERRLAEAEAGPNADGYVERLWGYLSVKDGLKGRLRSQTSGERENYTQHATNLSLTYNFLTPLTQITVEKPQVLADGTLAQAEAEATEAPPPPESSNQLSDDDNSLTSQSLHRKEPPKPISAVAKATSGVSKPAKKSVTLSKTSADGDPHFVVEIPHSKLTVCFNINGEPGHILRLVTDHKYSGVTVNGALIGAPAPVGSHKEQRTYFSSITIVANKPRRSYIEVTPQKVILDDRDRMILPSSSSISVATPNLGVVLIANTNLTVTIQGTIQFVILFHHYKNPAPYQRDHLGFYIANSKGLSKDTHGLLGQFLYEDIGLIQLPGNFSMAGENSSQETIGKNITLPRFPVLKVKDRTVAVIKKSRRIYSGKQTVDCWFAKNNAAKLIDGQYSDYVVSHLFDIGDWANGTNTH; encoded by the exons ATGATGCTAATAGTCCTCGTTTTGTATTTGTGTCCGGTTTTTCAGTGCCAAACTGAGGATACTGTTTTTTCAGATGATGTGGACTTTGAAGAAGAAAACATGACTTCTTACTTTGATTCAAATGCT GTTCCTCTCAGAATCCCGCGGCAGGTGAAAACGCTTCTAACTAAG GAAACTAAACCTCACATTCAGGAGCTGTCGATCCAGACCACCATCATTTCCCGCTATGCATTTACTGCGGTGTCCTGTAGCATGCTTAACAGACACTCTGCTGCCACTCAGGGTGTCTTTCAGTTCCACATTCCCACTGCTGCATACATCTCCAACTTTACCAT GATTGTGGGAGGACGAGTCTTTCCCAGCCAGGTGAAGGCaaaagagaagaagaagaaggaagGAGGAGAAAACAAtggcaagaaaaaaaaggacACACCTGAGCAGAG TGAGGGTGAGATGGAGGTGTTTCGAATGGAGGTCACTATTCCTGGACGCAACCGTGCTACGTTCTTCCTGATCTACGAAGAGCTGCTGCAGAGACGATTAGGCCGTTATGAGCATGTGACCAGTGTTAGGCCAATGCAATTGGTCAGCAAACTCAGCGTGGGCGTTACTATTGTGGAGCACTCCCGTGTCTCTTACCTTGAAGTCTTACCCCTACGAAATGGCAAAACTCCAGCTTCCAATGGAAATGGGAAAGCAGATG GTAAAGTAGGACCACCAGTTTCCACTGTAGTCAAGCAAAATGACACCTTCTGCAAGATCAGCTTCACTCCCAACATCGTTCAGCAAGCCAAAATTGCCACCAATGGCATGCTGGGAGACTTTGTGGTTCGCTTTGAtgtagagagagagaatggCATTGGTGATATACag GTGCTAGATGGACATTTCGTACACTATTTTGCCCCCAGAGACCTGCCTGTTGTGCCAAAGAATGTAGTATTTGTGATTGATACCAGCGCCTCCATGGTTGGAACCAAAATAAGACAG ACCAAAGAAGCTCTGTTCACGATCCTACGCGAGCTGCGGCCCAATGATCACTTCAATTTCGTCACTTTTTCCAATCGCATCCGTGTGTGGCAGCCGGGCAAACTGGTGCCCGTCACACCCAACAACGTACGTGATGCCAAGAAGTTCATCTACATGATCTCACCAACTGGAG GCACAGACATCAACGGTGGAATTCAGACAGGCTCAGCATTGCTCAGTGACTACCTGTCCAGCAAAGAAGAGTCCCATCACAACAGCGTGTCGCTCATCATCTTCCTGACCGATGGGCGGCCCACAGTGGGCGTGATCCAGAGTCCAACCATCATTGGTAACACCAAAGCAGCAGTGCAGGAGAAGTTCTGCCTTTTCACCATTGGGATGGGCGATGACGTGGACTACAGGCTCCTGGAAAGGATGTCTCTGGAGAACTGTGGAACCATGAGGAGAATCGCAGAGGACGCAGACGCCAGCATCATGCTCAAAGG CTTCTATGATGAGATTGGCACTCCGCTGTTATCCGACATCCGGGTGGAATACTCTGAGGATGCTGTGGAATATATCACCCAAAACCTTTTCACAAACTACTTCAACGGCTCTGAGCTCATTGTAGCCGGAAAACTGACCAACCGCAGTGCGGACTCGCTGCACGTTCAGGTGACCGCCAGCAACAGCGAGAGGAGCATCGTGCTGGAGAAAGACGTGTCGCTACACGAGCGTGAAAAGGAAACCGAACGGCGGCTAGCGGAAGCAGAGGCGGGTCCGAACGCGGACGGTTATGTGGAGCGACTGTGGGGATATCTTAGCGTTAAAGATGGGCTAAAAGGACGACTGCGAAGCCAGACGAGCGGAGAGCGGGAAAACTACACGCAGCATGCTACAAATCTTTCGTTAACGTATAATTTCCTCACGCCGCTCACACAGATAACAGTGGAGAAACCGCAAGTGCTGGCCGATGGAACTTTAGCACAGGCAGAGGCAGAGGCCACAGAGGCTCCGCCCCCTCCTGAGTCATCCAATCAGCTGTCAGATGATGACAACAGTTTAACATCCCAGAGCCTGCACAGAAAAGAACCGCCTAAGCCAATTTCTGCAGTCGCCAAAGCAACAA GTGGAGTCAGCAAACCCGCCAAAAAGTCTGTCACCTTATCCAAAACATCCG CTGATGGTGACCCTCATTTTGTGGTGGAGATTCCTCACAGTAAACTGACTGTGTGTTTCAACATTAATGGGGAGCCAGGACATATCCTCCGACTGGTGACTGACCATAAATACTCAG GTGTGACTGTGAACGGTGCGTTGATTGGTGCTCCAGCCCCAGTCGGCAGTCATAAAGAACAGAGGACATATTTCAGCAGCATAACTATAGTAGCCAATAAGCCGAGGCGCTCCTACATTGAGGTGACTCCACAGAAGGTCATACTGGACGACCGTGACCGGATGATCCTTCCATCCAGCTCCAGCATTTCAGTTGCAACCCCCAACCTGGGTGTGGTTCTTATTGCGAACACAAACCTGACTGTAACCATCCAAGGAACTATCCAATTTGTCATCTTATTCCACCATTACAAAAACCCAGCGCCCTATCAGCGAGATCACCTGGGATTTTACATCGCTAACAGCAAAGGATTGAGCAAGGATACACACGGGTTGCTAG GCCAGTTCCTATATGAAGATATTGGACTGATACAGCTTCCTGGAAATTTCAGCATGGCTGGAGAAAACAGCTCACAGGAAACAATAGGGAAAAATATCACTCTACCCCGTTTCCCCGTACTAAAGGTGAAGGATCGTACTGTCGCCGTCATAAAGAAGAGCAGACGGATCTACTCCGGAAAGCAGACAGTAGACTGCTGGTTTGCCAAAAATAATGCAGCCAAACTGATCGATGGACAATACAGCGATTACGTTGTGTCACATCTGTTTGACATAGGAGACTGGGCTAATGGAACCAACACACACTGA